In a single window of the Elaeis guineensis isolate ETL-2024a chromosome 4, EG11, whole genome shotgun sequence genome:
- the LOC105042523 gene encoding uncharacterized protein has product MESVFRRLCPEDSFAQDGIQRCPFLRNINEPTNFSFSSVSFPAPVQGAKGPIFEDGPNFEMAFRLFHGRDGVVPLPGRLFTHSEKPEPEPEPKFNPLVAKAATISLSAFGPGGPFGFDFFSKKWPRQNKKFSKQEPSTQRGGNSSHESLSNEWLETGQCPIAKSYRAVSGVLPLVANALKPPPGMKLRCPPAVVAARAALARTALVKNLRPQPLPSKMLAIAMLGIAANIPLGIWREHTKKFSPQWFAAVHAAVPFIAMLRKSVLMPKTAMAFTLAASILGQTIGSRAERLRLKKVAAAAATDGGSGSLTCKAIIYPKKSGHCGDERVWEPLPLKVENSGSSTTATTADICY; this is encoded by the exons ATGGAATCTGTATTCAGAAGATTGTGTCCTGAGGATTCCTTTGCTCAGGATGGCATTCAAAGATGTCCATTTTTGAGAAACATCAATGAGCCTACTAACTTTTCCTTCTCGTCTGTCAGTTTTCCTGCACCA GTTCAAGGAGCCAAGGGTCCAATCTTTGAGGATGGACCCAATTTTGAAATGGCATTCAGGCTTTTCCATGGACGAGATGGAGTTGTCCCACTCCCAGGAAGGTTATTCACGCATAGTGAGAAACCAGAACCTGAACCAGAGCCGAAGTTTAACCCCTTAGTGGCAAAAGCAGCGACCATAAGTCTTTCTGCTTTTGGACCAGGAGGACCTTTTGGCTTTGATTTTTTCTCGAAAAAGTGGCCAAGGCAAAATAAGAAATTCTCCAAGCAAGAACCATCTACTCAG AGAGGAGGAAATTCTTCGCATGAATCACTGAGCAATGAGTGGCTGGAAACCGGGCAGTGCCCCATAGCAAAGTCCTACAGAGCAGTGAGTGGCGTCCTGCCCCTTGTTGCAAATGCTCTAAAGCCTCCACCAGGTATGAAACTAAGGTGCCCACCTGCTGTTGTGGCTGCTCGGGCAGCTCTGGCTCGAACGGCCCTTGTGAAGAACCTTCGCCCCCAGCCCCTGCCATCTAAGATGCTTGCAATTGCCATGCTGGGCATTGCAGCCAATATCCCCCTCGGAATATGGAGGGAGCACACCAAAAAGTTCTCACCCCAGTGGTTTGCAGCAGTCCATGCAGCAGTCCCATTTATTGCCATGCTTAGGAAGTCTGTGCTGATGCCAAAGACTGCAATGGCATTCACCTTAGCAGCCTCAATCTTAGGTCAGACTATTGGGTCCAGAGCTGAACGGCTCCGGCTGAAGAAGgtggcagcagcagcagcaaccgatgGAGGCTCTGGCAGTCTTACTTGCAAGGCTATTATATATCCCAAAAAGAGTGGGCACTGTGGCGATGAAAGGGTTTGGGAGCCACTTCCGCTCAAAGTAGAGAACAGTGGCTCTTCAACAACCGCGACAACAGCAGATATTTGTTACTGA